Proteins encoded together in one Impatiens glandulifera chromosome 1, dImpGla2.1, whole genome shotgun sequence window:
- the LOC124933452 gene encoding protein TIC 214-like produces MIFKSFLLGNLVSLCMKIINSVVVVGLYYGFLTTFSIGPSYLFLLRAQVMEGGEEGTQKKVSAATGFITGQLMMFISIYYAPLHLALGRPHTITVLALPYLLFHFFWNNHKHFFDYGSTTINSMRNLSIQCVFLNNLIFQLFNHFILPSSMLARLVNIYMFRSNNKMLFVTSSFVGCLIGPILFMKWVGLVLVWIRQNHSIRSNLLIRSNKYLVSELRNSMARIFSIFLFITCVYYLDRIPSPILTKKLKETPKTEERDVETTYETRGIKQEQEGSTEEDTSPSLFSEEKEDPDKIDETEEIRVNGLDRNQESWKFKILEKKKRFWFEKTLLTLLFDYNRWNRPLRYIKNNRCENAPRNKMSQYFFYTCQNDGKEKILFTYPPSLSTFFEMIEKRMSLSIKKKLDLAELYKVRSIYSNKEKIKNIYEDFKKKMDSLDKGSIFLTILEKKIQICNDETKKEYFFRIYDPLLNGSHRGAIKKKFLLLIRNQTLLKSLTESFCINKIHTLFFINTNYQYQDFEEKLDILEKTSFSPKIKFFFSLMSELDRELKLSLKLKKSSLFSQQKKRKIESKYEKKILKFLFNAIRSNANVEKKKLIEIKEIKKKIPRWSYKLIKELDQQETKSAEEVQVGHQIRSRKFKRVVIFTDNESNIDINNKETQNSPKPNQISLIRYSQQSDFRRNIIKGSIRAQRKKIIIGKLFQANVHSPLFLDRIKEDPPLFFDLSELMKLFLKNSILERVRKEAECKISEYTEEQRKKEKSKKNEKERIEIAEIWDSIPLAQVIRGFMLITQSTLRKYIRLPSLIIAKNIGRILLLQAPEWSEDFKEWNNEMYVKCTYNGIQLSETEFPKNWLLDGIQIKILFPFCLKPWHRSKPRIFHIDRMKKKDKKSEFCFLTVWGMETELPFGFPGKRNSFFEPIIKELKKKKGKVKKKYDLVLIILKKRTKSFLNLLKKKKKWLIKVILFLKKIKKELSKLNPILLFRLKKVSKLSDTKKEKDLKKNHNSKINESFSQIESTNWTNYLLREKKKKDIIARTSIIRNKIERLKQEKKKRIPEINISHNKTSLNVKRLKLQKKRLKRRNTRVVRKFYYLKKKITKKIYMDFFLSIITIRRINMELFSEKKKMEKYIFNNQSNETRFEKSNKIQFISSRKKSLQNILNKNSDNFDDLASLSQAYVFYKLSQTPALNLYFYKLRPILEYHGTFSFLKTSLKNYFEPQKLFYSKLKQKKPINSEINQWRSWLRSHYQYNFSPITWSRLIAQNCRNRINKRDPIEQQNLNKQDFYEKNHLIYYKKKNYYKVYSLPNEKENFLKYKRYNLLCYRFINYEQKREPSIYGSTFQKTKSSNNYNTNKNNIFEIFELGDSPIKNFLIKNDIRNMEKNPDRKYFDCKIYNFCLRKTINILTWIKIDIKSNQNTQTGPKNNQIIKKFDKKNCFFLMIDPKINSPNKKKKIYDWMGMNKKILRDSILDFKLWFFPEFILLYNTYKMKPWGIPRKLLFFNLNLTIINFYV; encoded by the exons atgatttttaaatcttttctACTAGGTAATCTAGTATCCTTATGCATGAAGATAATCAATTCGGTCGTTGTGGTCGGACTCTATTATGGATTTCTGACCACATTCTCCATAGGGCCCTCTTATCTCTTCCTTCTCCGAGCTCAGGTTATGGAAGGGGGAGAAGAAGGAACCCAGAAGAAGGTATCAGCAGCAACTGGTTTTATTACGGGACAGCTCATGATGTTCATATCGATCTATTATGCGCCTCTGCATCTAGCATTGGGTAGACCTCATACAATAACCGTCCTAGCTCTACCCtatcttttgtttcatttcttcTGGAACAATCACAAACACTTTTTTGATTATGGATCTACTACTATAAATTCAATGCGTAATCTCAGCATTCAATGTGTATTCCTGAATAATCTCATTTTTCAATTATTCAACCATTTCATTTTACCAAGTTCAATGTTAGCCAGATTAGTCAACATTTATATGTTTCGATCCAACAACAAGATGTTATTTGTAACAAGTAGTTTTGTTGGTTGCTTAATTGGTCCCATTTTATTCATGAAATGGGTTGGATTGGTATTGGTCTGGATACGGCAAAATCATTCTATTAGATCAAATTTACTTATTCGATCTAATAAGTACCTTGTGTCAGAATTAAGAAATTCTATGGCTCGGATCTTTagtattttcttatttattaccTGTGTCTACTATTTAGACAGAATACCCTCACCCATTCTTACTAAGAAACTGAAAGAAACCCCCAAAACGGAAGAAAGAGATGTAGAAACAACTTACGAAACGAGGGGGATTAAACAGGAACAAGAGGGATCCACCGAAGAAGATACTTCTCCTTCCCTTTTTTCGGAAGAAAAGGAGGATCCGGACAAAATCGATGAAACGGAAGAGATCCGAGTGAATGGA TTGGATAGGAATCAAGAAAGTTGGAAGTTCAaaatacttgaaaaaaaaaaaagattctGGTTTGAAAAAACCCTTTTAACTCTTCTTTTCGATTATAACCGATGGAATCGGCCATTGCGATACATAAAAAATAACCGATGTGAAAATGCTCCACGAAATAAAAtgtcacaatattttttttatacatgtCAAAATGATggcaaagaaaaaatattatttacatatcCACCAAGTTTATCGACTTTTTTTGAAATGATAGAAAAAAGGATGTCCCtgtcgataaaaaaaaaattagacctTGCTGAACTGTACAAGGTTAGGTCAATTTATAGcaacaaagaaaaaattaagaatatttatgaggacttcaaaaaaaaaatggatagtTTAGATAAAGGatccatttttttaactatacTCGAAAAGAAGATTCAAATATGTAATGATGAGactaaaaaagaatatttttttagaatatatgatCCTTTATTGAATGGGTCACACCGTGgagcaataaaaaaaaagtttttacttttaattagaaatcagactttattaaaaagtttaacaGAGAgcttttgtataaataaaattcatactcttttttttattaatactaaTTACCAATACCaagattttgaagaaaaattggaTATACTTGAAAAAACCTCATTCTcgccaaaaataaaattttttttcaGTTTAATGAGTGAACTTGATAGGGAattaaaattgagtttaaagtTGAAAAAATCCTCTTTATtttcccaacaaaaaaaaagaaaaatagagtcaaaatatgaaaaaaaaattttgaaatttctttTCAATGCGATTCGAAGTAATGctaatgttgaaaaaaaaaaattgattgaaattaaagaaataaaaaaaaaaatccctaGATGGTCATACAAATTAATCAAGGAATTAGACCAACAAGAAACAAAAAGTGCTGAAGAAGTGCAAGTAGGACATCAAATTCGTTCAAGAAAATTCAAACGTGTAGTAATTTTTACCGATAACGAaagtaatattgatattaataacAAGGAAACTCAGAATTCCCCTAAACCAAATCAAATATCTTTGATACGTTATTCACAACAATCTGATTTTCGACGAAATATAATAAAAGGTTCTATTCGCGCCCAaaggaagaaaataattattggaAAACTGTTTCAAGCAAATGTGCATTCCCCACTCTTTTTGGACAGGATAAAAGAGGACCCTCCCCTTTTTTTTGATCTATCCGAACTAatgaaactttttttaaaaaattctattttGGAAAGAGTAAGAAAAGAAGCAGAATGTAAAATTTCCGAGTATACAGAAGAACAGAGAAAAAAGGAGAAGAGCAAAAAAAACGAAAAAGAACGAATAGAAATAGCAGAAATATGGGATAGCATTCCACTTGCTCAAGTAATAAGAGGTTTCATGTTAATAACTCAATCAACGcttagaaaatatattagattacCTTCATTGATAATAGCCAAAAATATAGGACGTATACTATTATTGCAAGCTCCCGAATGGTCTGAGGATTTTAAGGAATGGAATAATGAAATGTATGTTAAATGTACCTATAATGGTATTCAATTATCCGAAACGGAATTTCCTAAAAATTGGTTACTAGACGGGATTCAGATAAAGATCCTATTTCCTTTCTGTCTGAAACCTTGGCATAGATCTAAGCCAAGGATCTTTCATATAGATCGAATgaaaaaaaaggataaaaaatctgagttttgttttttaacaGTTTGGGGAATGGAGACTGAACTTCCTTTTGGGTTTCCCGGAAAAAGGAATTCTTTTTTTGAACCAATTAttaaggaattaaaaaaaaaaaaaggaaaagtaaaaaaaaaatacgatctagttctaataattttaaaaaaaagaacaaaatccTTTCtaaatctcttaaaaaaaaaaaaaaaatggcttATAAAagttattctatttttaaaaaaaataaaaaaagaactcTCAAAACTAAATCCAATTCTATTATTTCGATTAAAAAAAGTCTCTAAATTAAGTGacactaaaaaagaaaaagatttaaaaaaaaaccacaATTCTAAAATTAATGAATCATTTAGTCAAATTGAATCTACAAATTGGACAAATTATTTactgagagaaaaaaaaaagaaagatataaTTGCTAGAACAAGCATAATCagaaataaaatagaaagactaaaacaagaaaaaaaaaaaagaattccGGAAATAAACATTAGCCATAATAAAACAAGTTTGAatgttaaaagattaaaattacaaaaaaaaagattaaaaagaagaaatactCGAGTCGTTCGTAAattctattatttaaaaaaaaaaattactaaaaaaatctACATGGATTTCTTTTTATCTATCATTACTATTCGTAGAATAAATATGGAACTttttagtgaaaaaaaaaaaatggaaaaatacattttcaatAATCAAAGTAATGAAACAAGAtttgagaaatcaaataaaattcaatttatttccaGTAGAAAAAAGTCGCTTCAGAATATTCTTAATAAGAATTCAgataattttgatgatttagCCTCCTTGTCGCAAGCATATGTCTTTTACAAATTATCACAAACCCCCGCTCTTAACTTGTACTTCTATAAGTTAAGACCTATTCTTGAATATCATGGAACTTTTTCGTTTCTTAAAACTTCACTAAAGAATTATTTTGAACcacaaaaactattttattctaaattaaaacaaaagaaaCCTATAAATTCTGAAATAAATCAATGGCGAAGCTGGTTACGAAGTCATTATCAATACAATTTTTCTCCGATTACCTGGTCTAGATTAATAGCACAAAACTGCCGAAATAGAATCAATAAACGTGATCCAATTGAAcaacaaaatttaaacaaacaggatttttatgaaaaaaatcatttaatttattacaaaaaaaaaaattattacaaagtTTATTCATTAccaaatgaaaaagaaaattttcttaaatataaaagatataatctTTTATGCTAtagatttattaattatgaacAAAAAAGGGAGCCGTCTATTTATGGCTCAACATTTCAAAAAACAAAGAGTTCTAATAATTACaacacaaataaaaacaatatttttgaaatatttgaattagGGGATAGCCctattaagaattttttaataaaaaatgatattaggaATATGGAAAAAAACCCggatagaaaatattttgattgtaaaatttacaatttttgtCTTAGAAAGACaatcaatattttaacttgGATCAAGATTGATATCAAAAGTAATCAAAATACTCAAACCGGGcctaaaaataatcaaataattaaaaaatttgataaaaaaaactgtttttttcttatgattgatccaaaaataaattcaccaaataaaaaaaaaaaaatttatgattgGATgggaatgaataaaaaaatactaagaGATTCCATATTGGATTTCAAACTTTGGTTTTTCCCAGAATTTATACTACtttataatacatataaaatgaaACCATGGGGTATACCAAGAAAATTGctgtttttcaatttaaatctaactataataaatttttatgtaTAA